The Candidatus Melainabacteria bacterium genome includes the window TTGCGCAGTTCCTCAACCGGTGAGCGCTCATCGGCAGGAAACGCTGATTCGTAAAGCTTAGTCCAGTCATCCTCTTGACCGGCACTCTGTTGACATAGTTTTGAGCCGTCCATTTGCGTGGCTCCTTATAGTTTTGATTCTGCCGCGCAGTTGCAGCAGAACAGTATGCAAACACATAGAGACAACGAGCCATAATTCATCCTCTCGCTGGAGAAGAGAAAAAGGGCTTGTACAGGTTGTTTCGATGGGTTCGCAGTAGTTAGTGTGGATTTGTAAAAATGAAAAGCGTCTGTAATTTACAAATTGATCTATGCAAAAAGAAATATCACACGCGCATCGAAGCTCGCGCCAGCGCCGGTTTCCAAGCGCCCGAGAAGCCGGAATTAGGCGCGGCCGCAACGCTTGGCGACCACCAGTGGTGGCACCAGCGTATGAAACTTAATCGTGCAATCGAGCGTTCGTACATAGCGTAAGCTCGCACCAGGAGCTACGAGCTCGCACGAGCCAAACACAGCTTCGTGCTAGCGCGCACAGATCGAAGTTCAGTGAATGGCGGCACTGAGGACAAGTTTCTTGATTTCCTCACCGTCAGGCAAAGAAGGTTCAGCACCCATCTTCGTAGTAGCCAGTGCGCCCCCGGCACAAGCCCAACGAACAGCTGTGCGCAGATCTTCACCGCGAGCAAGTGCCGCTGCAAGACTGCCGCAAAAGGCATCTCCTGCAGCAGTTGTATCAATTGCATGGACGGGGAAGGAAGGAATCAACTCGCATATCGTTTCGTCATAGACAAAAGCGCCTTGCTCACCCATCGTAATGATGACAATCTTCGGTCCACACGCCTTGAGCTTCCTCGCCGCTTCCGTGGCGGATGTAATATCCGACACGACAATTCCAGTTAATTGCTGCGCCTCTGTTTGATTGGGAGTGATGATATCGACATTGTGCAAAAGCTCGCTCGGCAAGACGCCATCGTCAGGAGCTGGAGCGGGATTGAAAGCGACAATGGTGCCGGCGGCGCGAGCCACTTTAGCGGCAGCGATGTCAGTCTCGAGTGGCACCTCTAACTGCAGCAACAGAACCTTAGCAGCAGAAATGGTTGCCCTGGCGGCCTCCACATCAGCCGGAGATAAACGCAAGTTCGCTTGCTGCACAATTACGATTGCATTTTCGCCCTCAGCAGTGACGGTAATGTGTGCGATACCTGTTCCAACCTCAGGGTCTTGAATTACACGCTGAGCATCGACGTGATTTCTCCGCAACGTATCAATCAACATCTGCCCAAAACTATCGTTACCGACTCTGCCGACAAGCGACACTTCCGCACCGGCCCTGGCAGCAGCCATGGACTGATTGTTACCCTTGCCACCGGCAAACATGCCGAATTCCAGACCACGCAAGGTTTCGCCCTTCTGAGGAAAGCGCGGCGCCTTGGCTACTAAATCCTGACTGAGACTGCCTACAACGACGACTTTCCCCATCGAAACCTCCACAAACGTTGCTATCTCAAAGAATGCCAATACTTGGATAGATGCTTTCTGATGTCAACCACACGTTCGTCGACGAGAAGCAAGTTCCTGTCAGCACTTATAGACTCCTGCCCTGTCGTCGTCGGCATCAGATACGACATATGCACGCGGGCGCTGTCATCAGCAGTGGTGGCATTCAAAACACGCATTGTGGCAACAGCAGACGCCGACAAAGACGTCGTGTTATAGCCGCCCTCGAGGAAACAAACGACTTTACAGCCAATCTGCCTGGCAATATCCTGCAAACGCTGAGACATCATTGCATAACCGGCCGTAGTCACTCTCTGCTGCCCGAGCGGATCGTCTTGATGTGCATCGTAGCCGGCGGAAAGAAAGATCATCTCGGGTTGATACTCGAGACAAACCGGTTTGACAATTTCGTCCCAGGCTTTGAAATAACCCCGATCGCCAGTACCTGCAGGTAAAGGAATGTTGATATTGAATCCCTTTCCCTCCCGGGCACCATCTTCTGCATACCATCCCGTCTCAGGCGGCCAGAATGGATATTGATGAAACGAGATAAAGCAGACGGAGGGATCATCATAGAATAAATCCTGGGTGCCATTGCCGTGATGAACATCCCAGTCGATAATCAAAACACGCTTCAAATCAAGCTTCCGCTGGGCATACCTGACAGCAATGGCAACATTATTGAACAAACAAAAGCCCATTGGAGCTGCATAGAGTGCATGATGACCAGGGGGACGCACGGCCACAAAGGAACTCAAGAAACCGTGTTCCGCCACCGCGTCCACACCGGTCAAACCAGCACCAGCCGCCAACTTTGCCGTATCATAAGTTTCCGGACTCATAAAAGTATCGCCGTCGAGCTGGAAGAACTCGCCTTTCTTCACTTTCAACGACCCCTTGTACAAATCCTCTATGTAGGCGGGATTGTGCACGGCTGCAATCTCATCTTCTTCAGCGAGACGAGGCTTCATCTCATCTATGTTGTGCTCTACAGAGCTTTTATGAAAGGCCGTATCAATCGCCGCAAGACGCTGCGGCGACTCCGGATGCAGTTCTGGCGTAAGGTGTTGCTGAAACTTTGGATCTCGAACCAAGACAAGATTTGACATCGACTTACCCGAATCGCGAAGTGGTGTGTATGCCAAACATTTTCACACACTGATCAGATGATAGTCTACGAGGCACAACCGCCTGACTTCAAGCAAACCCACACAAGTGAGCTGAATTAACCTTGAGCGCTGGTTTGAGAATGGTCTCGATGAAAGCGAGAAAACAATTTTGCCAGAATCGACTGCCGCCCCTGAGGCGCATCAACAGCCGGTGTCGAGAAGACAACCGGCTCAACCGGAATATCGCCATGGCTGACATGTTCGTCTAAACTAGACTTCGCCTGCTTATAGCCATAATCGATCAAGTCGTTTATTTTCACGTCCGGCAGATTCATATCAAGGGCATTCACTGTCGTATCACCGACAGAGACTACAAAGTGCGGGCCGCTTGGTTCGGTATATCGCTTTTTGAACGCGGCAAAAATAGCCGGTTGAATCAAACCTGGAATCTCGCGCAGTGGAGTGCCGCGGAATGACGGGAATGGTGACTGAGAGCTAATCTTGGCAATGATTGCAGGCTCATTGGAAAATTCGGATGGTGCCATTCTGTACGCGCCGCCATCGACCAGCAAACCGCTCTTGCGCATACTTTCAGGCAACTCGCCCTTAGATGGACGGTAATAGACAGGTCTCATCGCGCCAGGGATTGATGAAGATGCGGCCAGGGCTTCGGCAAGGTCATAATTTTTCCCTTCGAAGACGATCGGCTTACGAGTTTTGAGATTGTAAGCGACTATACGCAAGTTATCCTGCGGACTGAGATGATATTTGTCGACGAAACTTTCCATCGAAGAACGCATGCTGACAAAATGACTTCCAACCGCCCGCAACGGATGACGCCAGCCTCTGGGAGTCTGTCCCAACTGCTGCATATCAGGATGCACCAACTCATCCTTCATAATCTGCTCGATCTGGCGTGATGAATAGCCATTAGAGTGCAAGGCGCTCACTATGGAACCGATCGAAACCCCAGTCTCAGTGCCTACTTTGACGTGGTTATCTTCGAGATAGCGCAGCAATCCCACCAGACCAAAACCACGCACCCCGCCAGCACCGAGTACTACCTCCATACCTTCTCGTCCATGAGTCGGCAGCTCAGGTACTCTGGTCTGCACAGGCAACTCTTCTTGAGGCTTCTGCTCAGATGCGAAAACCGCATCGTTACGAACCTCGACGTCAGGCTGCGACCGACGTTGTGCCATAGCGCCTGCTGCACCGAAGAGTCCACCAATCAATCCATACGAGTAAGCAGATTGAGTTAGCTCCTGCCCTGACGCCAGTCCTTTACCGGCTAAAATCGAACCAGTCTCGGCGCCAATCAAACCGGCAGGCACACCAGATACGATACCGGAAAAGATTTGATTGCCAACAAGCCTTTGAGCGAATGTGCCACTCAACGCCTCACTCTCTGCCAGTTTGCCCAGCGCACCATTGAAACCACCCAACGCCCCAAAAGTGACGCCGCTACCAACTCCATTTTTCAGTCGCGATGTCCAGAAATTCTGTCCTGTCTCGGACGGCTGAAATATTGAGCCGAAAACCAATCCGCTACCTGCACCCTGGGCAATTGGACTGGACATAAGGGCGCTTTCACCGAGCGCAGCCGACATACCTTTGTGCACAGCCAGAAATGGCAAGACCGTGCCCAGTGCGCCACCGAGTTGCTGAGCATGCCAATCGGCCGTACCAAACTGAGCGTGCTCAGGGGCATCTATGAATGAAACAGATTTATCCAGGTGAGTGCCGGCAACCTGATCGATTAACTGAGTGGCGCCTGTGAGGGGAGCCTGGATACCAGCGTATACAGCCGAGTGCATGAAATCGACACCCAGGTCAAGCAAATTGGCGTGCTGGGAAGAATGCTCGACAGAGCTATTCTTACCGGCGCTTGAGTCGCGCATGGCTTCGCTCAGATGACTGCTCATCTCGTTCCGTTAATGAAAGGGCGTTCCCGGCCAGTTTGAAGCAGCAGCAAGCAGTTGTCAGTGTGGAAGTTACGAAGAACACATTAACTATCGCCACATTTCTCTCATCAGGCCGGAACAAAAACCGGATCTGATTCGACCCCAATGTCGAGAGGGGACCGAGCACGATGACCACGTCAATTCACGACATTCCGATACTCGAGCTTCAGCAGATGGCGGCCGAAGCTCAACAGAGCGGAAATCTGGCGCAAGCCAAAAGCATTTACATCTGTTTGATTGCAGCAATTAAGAGCAAAGACGGTCCCCGAAGCGATCGCCTGGCCAATAATTTTTTTCAGCTCGCCGAGGTCTACGGACAGGAAAAGAACTTCACCGGAGCGCAAACTTTGTACGAAAGAGCCATAGAAATCTGGCTTCACTCAACCGACGAACAGGCACAAAATATGGTGAAAGAGGCATCGAAACGCCTCCGCATCCTCTCAGAACTGGAGTCGGGACGAGTGTTGCGAGAAGAACGGAAGATCAACATATCGTCGACCGATCGTCAGGATGTTGCCTGAAATTTTGTCCGGCATCGAGGAATTTTTTCCGATATCGGAAGAAATTCAAGCGCGATACCACAAATGGTATCAACAATCGGCAGCCAAAATGTTCATGATTAAATGCTGACCAGACCGAGAGCGCGTTTAACTTGTTCAGCCCAGACACGGATGCGATCTGCAGTTTTTTCTGGTTCGTTCACTTCGTCTACAACCAGGCCGACAAACTTTCCGCCCACAACTGAATCTGAATGTGAATAATCGAAGCCCTCAGTTGTGATCTGATCGGCGATTATGATGCCGCCTTTTGACTTGATCTTGTCGTACATAATTTTCATCGCACTGACGAAATTATGACCGTAACCGTATTGATCTCCAAGGGCGAATAGAGCCACTTTTACGCCACTGAAATCTATTCTGTCCAGCTGTGGCCAGAAGTCGAGCCAATCATCAGTCAACTCGCCGTCGCCCCAGGTCGAACCTCCCAAAATCAGGAAATCGCAGGCAGCGAAGTCCTCGGCTTTAGCCGTCCAAATACCGTGCACCTCAGTTACAAGTGGACCAAATACCGACTGTATCTGTTCAGCAACGGCAGTAGTCGTGCCGGTTTGCGTGCCATAGAAAAGTTTGCCCATGTTGAATCTCCTTGGACTGAATAGAAATATTTGTTTTGAGTACTAACTTATTTCAGGAATTGCCTGCCAAACCCGCCACTGGAGCAGGTTTACACTTGCACCGATTAGCAAGACAATCGATGTGATCTTGCAAAGTTCGATGCCTGCCAATCAGAAATGCGATACGCAGCAGTTCATCTTTGCTGTGAATAGTGACGTTGCCACTATCCCAGATGACAGTGATGTCATCGTCTGCATCATGAAAGGCAACAGTGCCTCCACAATTTGGTTCACAAGCGACAGAACTGCGAGACCAGTCGATGACAGGACTTTTCGCCCAGACCCGCCTGCCTCGTAAGTCATGAGAAAAGGTCGATCGAACCGCATCAGATTGACTATTTTTGGATTTTGCCGGAACTGGAAAGTTCACGTGCAACCAATAGTGATGATTAGAGACTGTGTTCAAAGGTCACCTTATAAAACGCGCCGATTTCTGACAATTATTCTCAACTAAAGCAGGAGCTTTAGCAAGACTATTGAGAATAGTTTTCACGACTCGTGACCGAGCCGAAAATCCACACGGCTGAATGATTTCCAGCCACAAATGAACTTGACGTTCTCGTCTTGGAGCAGAATTGATGTCAGTCTTTGCAGAAATAACTGTCAGTAAACGCACAAATAGCTGAGTAAACGCACAAATAGCTGTCAGCCACCGCACCAAGAGCATTCATTACTCAGCGCTCAGACCAAACAGACGAAGAACAACAGACCAGGCAGAAATGGTGCCACCAACTGAAGCTGATGACACCAAGTAGTCTGAACTTTAACTGACTCTGCTTACTTTGCTTTAGGCGCCTTCGGTGCCTTCTTCGCTTCAGCAGGCGCTTTGTTTGCCGTCATTGATTCCAATTTCTGGGCAATATCATTGAGCATGCCGTTCAGCTTCGTTTCATCCTCTGCAGTCGTTACATCTGCATGCGCGTCTCTCAAAGCGCGCTTAGTTTTGCTGAAGGAGCGAAGGTCTCGATCCAGCTCTGAAGCCTGGTTCGCAGTGATCTGCTTGCTGTTTTTGGCGACGTTGTATCGGCTCAAAAATTCCTTGTACTGTTCATCGATAGTATCTGCCAAAGCACGCGAACAAGTGCATCCCAACATAACCGTTGCCAACGCAAAATAACCAAATTTCTTGAACATTTGTCCCCTCTTTGCCAATTGCCGAGCTTAAGAGCGTTATAGCACAACTACGGGTTATTTCTGCGAAACGTCTTCCGCCTTGCAACGATCTACGACTACTTCAACGCGACGATTCAGCTGGCGTCCGGCAGGATTATCGCTGCCGTCCTTCTTTGTATTGGGCGCAATCGGATGTTTTTTACCGAATCCAATGACGGTGGCCGCCTTTATGAACTTGTTGTCCACAAGCCAAAATTGAACTGCATTGGCACGTCTCTCACTCAAGTCTTGATTGTATTCATCGCTCCCGATGCCGTCAGTATGCCCCTCAACCTTGATTTCGTAGCGCTGCTCCTTTGCAAGCATCGGACCAAGAGCTTTCAGCGTTTGCTCCGCTTTGGGGTTAAGAAACGCCTTATCGAAGTCGAAGAGAGCATCCGCGCCAACCACATACCGATGCTCACATTTACCTTCATCTGACTGCTTAATCGCCTTTATCCCGCGGGGAATCTGGATGTTACCCGGCTTCTGGATATTCCCGGGGCTCTGGATGTTGCCGCTCGCCTGCACTTTACCGGGCACGTTCTGAACGGCCCCTGGAGTTTGAATTTGATAGGTCTTGCCTTTCTGAGCATCAAACCACTTGTTGATCTTGTCCACGTTCTGCGCAGAGGCAGAGACGCCTGTCAGTGCTTGTAAAACCAGCACTGCAAGAATGGTGTTTCTTAATAGCTTAGACGTCGATGGCATAGCAATCTCCACATTCCGAACCAATGACTGAATCTCACTTCATTCTTCCCCGGAATTTCTCAGCTCAACGGTGGAAAATCGCCATCGAACCTGGGTAACCAAGTTTCTTCATTTGACAACGCCGCAGGAGCGGCGCATTATGATTTCTGACCCCTCCACTGCGGTACGAATCTATGGCAGCCGACAAAATTGAAGGCAATAATTTCGACGCGGTTATCAAAGCGCCCACTGTCTTTGCAAATTTTTTGAGAACGGCCTTTGACGGCGCCAATGGTGGCGATTCGGGTGCAGCCATCAAATCCATGTTGAATACAGCTGCATCACAGAGCACAGTCAGCGAGCTCTTTGACGCCGGCAATCCACCCTCATTCAACGCCTGACAGGAAAGATTCTGACCTTAATTCCAACTGCTGCGACAGAGATTCACCACAAGCTACTACAAGACACAGTAGAAAAGTCCGAAAGAAAAAGCCCCAGAAAACCGAACCCCACGAGCATCGAGAGATACGAAATCCCTCGATGCTCGTGGTCGGTGGAAGAATCACAGCATCAGATGCGGTACCAGAAGATCACGTCTGCTTACTTGCTCGGGCGCTCCGAACGCAAGATGCCGAGCTTCTCCATCGTGGCGCGAACGCCGGCAGCTGCAGCCTGGTTGTTCCAGTCGATGGCAGCGTTGTAGCTTTCGAAGTAGCGAATCTCCACCTCGCGCCCAACCGGAGCCCAGCCGGCGATGGTGGTCGGATACTCGGAGAGCACTTCACCGCGGCGCGACACGTGAGCCACGCCGGTGATGGCGTTCAGAGTGAACTGCACATGGTCGTTTTCCAGGCGCAGCTTCTCCTTCGTGGCCTTCAGACCGATGAAAGCGAGACGCGCCTGCTTGCCGACTTCCGCCCAATCGGCGATCGAACGCTCGCTGCCTTCGACCGTGAGCCACTGCGAAAGCGGCGTCTCAGCGCCAACGACGGGGTTGCGGAGGATGCGCGCTGTGCCTCGGTCTTCCGAGATCTGATAGCGGAATTCGCCCTGGCTGACATGGTCGCCCTTGGCGATTTCGAGAGCCTTGATGTAGGGACGCAACCCGTGGATGGCGTGTCCGACGAGTTTGCGTGCCAAGTTGCTGGTGGTGGTCATGGGTTTTCCTTTTCCAGTTATCTGGTTATTAATGCCGCGGTCATTCAGCACCACGGGCAGTGCAAAATTGAGACTTCCGGAAATTCCGGAGAGCCTGGGAAGTGCAGCCCGACATGAGCTGACTGAGTCCACCTGCAACCTGCTGACGTCCTTTCGTTCGTTCGAGCGCTGCAACACAGCCGTGCGAACAACCGCAACGACTGGTACCGAATCGCGACTGCGAACCGGTTATGGGTGGGTACCGTCCTCTTCTCCACGCCGTGGCGAAGAGTTTTGAATGCTTCTGTAGACGCTTGCTTGCTTGGTGAAGGTGCGAGAAGACAGCGTTGGGAAAAGAGGGAGGGTTAAGTTCAAACCTAAGAAAAAAATGTAACTGGATCAACGATTAGAGACTATGGAGTCTTAAAGGTCCTCTAAAGAGATTTAGTACTCATGACAGGAGAGCAACAGCCCGTCAAAAGAGAAACTGTAAAAAATCCGACAGACTTGAAATTATTCGCTTTGAAACATGACTGGATTAATGGGTAGCGAACCGGAACAAGCACTTGGCATCATCGCTTTCCTGAGCGGCTACAGATAGCGAGGGTCCACGAGCAAACTTGTCAAGCGCGCCCAGTCAGCTGCTATCGTTAATGGCTGATAGAGCTATCCGAGGGAGCAAAGTGCTCGAAGAATTATTCGCAACCAAGAAACCCGTAATCGGTGTCATACATCTGCTGCCACTGCCCGGTTCAGCACGCTGGGACGGTCATATAGAGCCGGTTTTGCTGCGCGCCGAGCAGGAAGCCGCAGCGCTGGCAACAGGCGGCGTCAACGGCATCATCATCGAGAATTTCTTCGACGCACCGTTTGCTAAAAACCGCATCGATACCGCAACAGCATGCGCCATGACTCTGGCTGTCAAACGTATCAATGCCATCTGCGACCTGCCCATCGGTGTAAACTGCCTGCGCAACGACGGTTTTAGCGCCCTGGCAATAGCAGCGGCTTGTGGCGCACAGTTCATCAGAGTGAACATCCTCACAGGCGCGATGTTGACCGATCAAGGCATCATCGAAGGAGAGGCGCATGAGTTGCACCTCTACCGCAGACGGTTGTTAGCGCATAAACAAGTGAAAATTTTCGCAGATGTAATGGTCAAACACGCTTCACCCCTGTCAGTCGATGCAGACATCAAACTAATGGCTAAAGACACTGTGGCGCGCGGACTGGCAGATGCCATCATAGTCAGTGGCACAGGCACGGGTTCCGCGCCAGACATGTCAGACCTTGAAAAGGTTCGTCAGGCGCTTCCGGATACACCAATTTTGATAGGCAGCGGCACAGACACTGACAATGCGCCAGCCTTGCTCTCTGTTGCAGACGGTGTGATCGTGGCGAGCAGCCTCAAGCGTCAGGGCATATTGGAGAACCCGGTCGACGTAGAAAGAGTGCGCACGCTGGTGAAAGCAATTCGCGCTTGAGACAGACCTTCAAAATTCAACAGACGGTTTTGACTGTTGAGAGATCTGCGCACCGATATCGGCCGCAGGGCTGTCGACCGCCACTCCACCGGGCATAGACTCGCCGAAAAACGGACCCTGATAATCAGCTGAATCCTGACCCAACTCTTTGAAGAAATCTTCAGCGGAATCAATCGAGCCTTCGCTCTTAGCCAACTCCGCAATTATGCGACCAAAATCAGAATCAACCTGATACATCCAGCACTTGACGCGATCCACCCAGATCACCATATCGACAATAGCTTGCGAAATGTTGACGTTATCTTGTTTCAATCTGGCAATTACCCACGGAGGCAAAGTGATCTGCTCCTGGTTGGGTTGCACGGCTGCTTCTACGACCACAGCCAATCCTTCAGCAAGACAGGCGTAGACAGCTTGCACATACTCCCGGCGAGTCATCCTGAAATCAGCCAGAGCCTGAGCCAGGGTGCGCTGCCCGTCCACTCTTTCGAGAATGGGCAAAGCAATAGCCAAGAGAGGTTTAGGGGCGCGGCGCGCCTGATCGGTGACTTTAAGTATGGTTTGACCGCTGATGCGCAGCTGATCGAGATACTTCTTCTGCTCGAGATAAGCCATGCCCTCCCTGAGCAGCCGATCTGTAGACTCTTCAGGCAGAAAGGGATTGAGAGTACGGTCGACGTTGAGAAGCGGATCTTCCATAAACGAAAACGACCCACTCGCCCACAAGAAAAGCTCCATGAGAGCGTCCTTGCCGAAAATACCGTCTGCTTCCGCGTGAATAATGGAACCGCGGTCGAAGTAGAGAGTGGCGGTTCGAGCACCGTTGAGAAATGCGATTTTGCCGGTCAGCTCGCCATTGCGCACAAGCTGAATCAGGTTCGGAAGGCTAACTTTTGACAGCTCACCGGTGAGTTGCATGCATCCCCGTCACTTTCGGGCAGGCAGCCCGGTGTATCTAGTGTATACTACCCCTTCTGCGTCCGACTTAGAGCCGGACCATTTTCAGTCAGTTACACGAGGTTCGGGACGATCATGGAAGTCAAGGAAAATACCATGTCGAATGAAGAGTTAGGTATGGAGGAAGGCGACGGCGAGAAGGACTCAAGCCGTGCCAAATGGTATACCGACACAATTATGCAATCCGAGCTCGCCGATTACGCCCCCGTCAAGGGCTGCATGGTGATCCGACCGTACGGTTACGCACTCTGGGAGCACATCCAGAAAGCGCTCGACGGCATGATCAAAGAAACCGGACACCAGAACGCCTACTTCCCGCTTCTCATCCCAGAGTCTTTTATCGCCAAAGAGAAGCAGCACGTTGAAGGTTTTTCGCATGAGTTCGCCGTAGTCACACACGGCGGCGGAAAGAAGCTGGAAGAGCCTTTGATTGTGCGGCCGACATCAGAAACCATCATCAATCACATGTTCGCAAAATGGGTGCAGTCCTGGCGCGATCTGCCACTTTTGATCAATCAGTGGGCTAACGTCGTGCGCTGGGAAATGCGCACCAGACTATTTCTGCGTACACTGGAGTTTCTCTGGCAGGAAGGACACACCGCCCATGCCACCGCCGATGAAGCAGAAGAAGAAGCCAAGAAAATGCTCGAGGTATATCGCACTCTGGCTGAAGATTGGCTGGCACTGCCAGTTCTCACTGGCGAAAAAACAGCCCGGGAAAGATTCGCCGGTGCCGACCGCACTTATTGCATCGAAGCATTGATGCGCGACGGAAAGGCTCTGCAAGCCGGTACTTCGCACTTCCTCGGTCAAAACTTCGCCAAAGCTTTCGACATCAAATTCCAGAGCCCTGAAGGCGGATTGGAATACGCATGGCAGACCTCCTGGGGAGTCTCGACCCGTCTGGTTGGCGCAATTGTGCTCGGGCACGGCGACGATAAGGGTCTTGTGCTGCCGCCGAAGATTGCTCCTATCCAGGTCGTCATCGTGCCTATCTACAAAACAGATGCTGAGAAAGAGACGGTTCTGGCAAAATGCCACCAGATCGCTCAGGACTTGAAAGAAGTAGCGCGCGTTCACGTCGACAACCGAGACAACCTGACACCAGGGTTCAAGTTCAATCACTGGGAGCAGAAAGGCGTGCCTATGCGCTTGAACATCGGTCCTAAAGACGTGGCCAACAACGTCGTAGAAATCGCTCGCCGCGACACAGGCGAGAAGATTCGCGGCGTCAGCCAGGCTGGTCTGACCAACGAAGTGGCCGGGTTGCTTGTAGCAATACAGAAAAACATTTTCGAGAAAGCTCTCGAATTCCGCAAACAGAATACGTCAACTGCCTCAGACTACGATCAGTTCAAAAAACTGATCGCTGAAAAAGGCGGTTTCGTTGAAGTCTACTGGGATGGCAGCGGCGAAGACGAAGGAAAGATCAAAGACGAGACAAAAGCAACGATACGCTGCATTCCGTTTAAACAAGATCATCCGGAAGGCA containing:
- a CDS encoding DUF4388 domain-containing protein, with the translated sequence MQLTGELSKVSLPNLIQLVRNGELTGKIAFLNGARTATLYFDRGSIIHAEADGIFGKDALMELFLWASGSFSFMEDPLLNVDRTLNPFLPEESTDRLLREGMAYLEQKKYLDQLRISGQTILKVTDQARRAPKPLLAIALPILERVDGQRTLAQALADFRMTRREYVQAVYACLAEGLAVVVEAAVQPNQEQITLPPWVIARLKQDNVNISQAIVDMVIWVDRVKCWMYQVDSDFGRIIAELAKSEGSIDSAEDFFKELGQDSADYQGPFFGESMPGGVAVDSPAADIGAQISQQSKPSVEF
- a CDS encoding OmpA family protein gives rise to the protein MPSTSKLLRNTILAVLVLQALTGVSASAQNVDKINKWFDAQKGKTYQIQTPGAVQNVPGKVQASGNIQSPGNIQKPGNIQIPRGIKAIKQSDEGKCEHRYVVGADALFDFDKAFLNPKAEQTLKALGPMLAKEQRYEIKVEGHTDGIGSDEYNQDLSERRANAVQFWLVDNKFIKAATVIGFGKKHPIAPNTKKDGSDNPAGRQLNRRVEVVVDRCKAEDVSQK
- a CDS encoding tetratricopeptide repeat protein encodes the protein MTTSIHDIPILELQQMAAEAQQSGNLAQAKSIYICLIAAIKSKDGPRSDRLANNFFQLAEVYGQEKNFTGAQTLYERAIEIWLHSTDEQAQNMVKEASKRLRILSELESGRVLREERKINISSTDRQDVA
- a CDS encoding proline--tRNA ligase, which translates into the protein MEEGDGEKDSSRAKWYTDTIMQSELADYAPVKGCMVIRPYGYALWEHIQKALDGMIKETGHQNAYFPLLIPESFIAKEKQHVEGFSHEFAVVTHGGGKKLEEPLIVRPTSETIINHMFAKWVQSWRDLPLLINQWANVVRWEMRTRLFLRTLEFLWQEGHTAHATADEAEEEAKKMLEVYRTLAEDWLALPVLTGEKTARERFAGADRTYCIEALMRDGKALQAGTSHFLGQNFAKAFDIKFQSPEGGLEYAWQTSWGVSTRLVGAIVLGHGDDKGLVLPPKIAPIQVVIVPIYKTDAEKETVLAKCHQIAQDLKEVARVHVDNRDNLTPGFKFNHWEQKGVPMRLNIGPKDVANNVVEIARRDTGEKIRGVSQAGLTNEVAGLLVAIQKNIFEKALEFRKQNTSTASDYDQFKKLIAEKGGFVEVYWDGSGEDEGKIKDETKATIRCIPFKQDHPEGKCMLTGRPTSRRAVFARAY
- a CDS encoding BtpA/SgcQ family protein translates to MADRAIRGSKVLEELFATKKPVIGVIHLLPLPGSARWDGHIEPVLLRAEQEAAALATGGVNGIIIENFFDAPFAKNRIDTATACAMTLAVKRINAICDLPIGVNCLRNDGFSALAIAAACGAQFIRVNILTGAMLTDQGIIEGEAHELHLYRRRLLAHKQVKIFADVMVKHASPLSVDADIKLMAKDTVARGLADAIIVSGTGTGSAPDMSDLEKVRQALPDTPILIGSGTDTDNAPALLSVADGVIVASSLKRQGILENPVDVERVRTLVKAIRA
- a CDS encoding flavodoxin, which encodes MGKLFYGTQTGTTTAVAEQIQSVFGPLVTEVHGIWTAKAEDFAACDFLILGGSTWGDGELTDDWLDFWPQLDRIDFSGVKVALFALGDQYGYGHNFVSAMKIMYDKIKSKGGIIIADQITTEGFDYSHSDSVVGGKFVGLVVDEVNEPEKTADRIRVWAEQVKRALGLVSI
- the rbsK gene encoding ribokinase; this encodes MGKVVVVGSLSQDLVAKAPRFPQKGETLRGLEFGMFAGGKGNNQSMAAARAGAEVSLVGRVGNDSFGQMLIDTLRRNHVDAQRVIQDPEVGTGIAHITVTAEGENAIVIVQQANLRLSPADVEAARATISAAKVLLLQLEVPLETDIAAAKVARAAGTIVAFNPAPAPDDGVLPSELLHNVDIITPNQTEAQQLTGIVVSDITSATEAARKLKACGPKIVIITMGEQGAFVYDETICELIPSFPVHAIDTTAAGDAFCGSLAAALARGEDLRTAVRWACAGGALATTKMGAEPSLPDGEEIKKLVLSAAIH
- a CDS encoding histone deacetylase; translation: MSNLVLVRDPKFQQHLTPELHPESPQRLAAIDTAFHKSSVEHNIDEMKPRLAEEDEIAAVHNPAYIEDLYKGSLKVKKGEFFQLDGDTFMSPETYDTAKLAAGAGLTGVDAVAEHGFLSSFVAVRPPGHHALYAAPMGFCLFNNVAIAVRYAQRKLDLKRVLIIDWDVHHGNGTQDLFYDDPSVCFISFHQYPFWPPETGWYAEDGAREGKGFNINIPLPAGTGDRGYFKAWDEIVKPVCLEYQPEMIFLSAGYDAHQDDPLGQQRVTTAGYAMMSQRLQDIARQIGCKVVCFLEGGYNTTSLSASAVATMRVLNATTADDSARVHMSYLMPTTTGQESISADRNLLLVDERVVDIRKHLSKYWHSLR